In Anaerotignum faecicola, the following are encoded in one genomic region:
- the pepV gene encoding dipeptidase PepV, with translation MTLKKMIQNEKDNMIFSLQELIRIPSVKQKGTVGMPFGEDMNKALEYVLALAESMGFKVKMLDGYCGYIEYGEGDLYVCVISHVDICVAGDMWAVPPFEGRIIDGKIYGRGTMDNKGPLIAALYALKAVKDSGKKLNKKVRFIIGTDEERYYEDMKYYLKKEKPPIAGFTLDGHFPAVYAEKGLAMMEYRGVFEQEEEERIIYIKGGTCENTVPGYCEAFLETERKMEIVNTLSLFACETRHNMSVRIVETGVIIESYGMETHSMALEMGINAICPLISFLNRIHFGKGKVRKLIAFLNNYLGFDIYGEKLGVNFEDGFSGKFTVNFGIIDYDGREARVRLDIRYPVTCDFEESANALKEVFNSNGFDEFECSYWDPVYFPKEHFLIKALLKAYRQVTKDKTDPLVSGSGSYSKVIPNVAAFGAIFPGGNQAWHRVNEFIEIDSLLKMSEIYANAIVELGLL, from the coding sequence ATGACATTGAAAAAAATGATACAAAATGAAAAAGATAATATGATATTTTCGCTTCAGGAACTTATCAGGATACCAAGCGTTAAACAAAAGGGAACTGTTGGTATGCCTTTTGGCGAGGATATGAACAAAGCCCTTGAGTATGTGCTTGCTTTGGCTGAGAGCATGGGCTTTAAAGTTAAGATGCTTGACGGATATTGCGGTTATATTGAATATGGGGAAGGGGATTTGTATGTATGCGTTATATCGCATGTAGATATATGTGTGGCAGGTGATATGTGGGCGGTTCCGCCTTTTGAAGGGCGGATTATCGATGGAAAGATTTACGGCAGAGGGACAATGGACAACAAAGGCCCTCTCATAGCCGCGCTTTATGCACTCAAAGCCGTTAAAGACAGTGGGAAAAAACTTAATAAAAAAGTCAGGTTTATAATAGGAACCGATGAAGAACGTTATTATGAGGATATGAAATACTATCTTAAAAAGGAAAAACCTCCTATAGCGGGATTTACGCTTGACGGGCATTTTCCGGCGGTTTACGCTGAAAAAGGTCTTGCCATGATGGAGTACAGAGGGGTTTTTGAACAGGAGGAAGAAGAAAGGATTATTTATATAAAAGGGGGGACTTGTGAAAATACGGTTCCAGGTTACTGCGAAGCTTTCCTTGAAACGGAAAGAAAAATGGAAATAGTAAATACGCTGTCTTTATTTGCATGCGAAACAAGGCATAACATGTCTGTAAGGATTGTAGAAACCGGCGTTATAATAGAATCATACGGTATGGAAACCCACAGTATGGCGCTTGAAATGGGAATTAACGCCATATGCCCTCTGATAAGCTTTTTAAACCGCATACATTTTGGGAAAGGAAAAGTCAGAAAACTTATTGCTTTTTTAAACAATTACTTGGGATTCGACATATATGGGGAAAAGCTGGGAGTGAATTTTGAAGACGGTTTTTCTGGGAAATTTACGGTAAATTTCGGCATAATTGATTATGATGGAAGGGAAGCCCGCGTGAGGCTGGATATAAGGTATCCCGTCACATGCGATTTTGAAGAATCGGCAAATGCGCTGAAAGAGGTGTTTAATTCCAACGGTTTTGATGAGTTTGAATGTTCATATTGGGATCCTGTTTACTTTCCAAAGGAACATTTTTTAATAAAAGCGCTCTTGAAAGCATATAGGCAGGTAACAAAAGACAAAACGGATCCGTTGGTAAGCGGCAGTGGCAGTTATTCAAAAGTTATTCCTAATGTTGCGGCGTTTGGAGCTATTTTCCCCGGTGGAAATCAGGCTTGGCATAGGGTTAATGAATTCATAGAGATTGACAGCCTTCTTAAAATGTCGGAGATTTATGCAAATGCCATAGTAGAATTAGGATTATTGTAA
- a CDS encoding sigma 54-interacting transcriptional regulator → MSDNLFLFENILNAIGYYICVYDKYGCIKYCNKAFKNAYLHGSDTFSGKHFSKIKSREYQNITGIPNILITHSKSSVQKKVENNGTFYIDTSPCFNNDGSIDYIVETIASPFKAPVLPLKEDVPNTPATDIFLGDVKMKGILETINRISKFDSTILITGESGTGKSMLANFIHSKSKRCNMPFVTINCAAIPENLIESELFGYVPGAFTGASPKGKKGLVEIADKGTLFLDEVGLLPQNCQAKFLQLIQEKIYTPIGAVKPKTTDIRIISATNLNLKKEISENKFREDLYYRLRVIEFYMPPLSERPDAIDPLIDYFLCQYNRMYSINKSLSPKAREILHSYTYKGNIRELQYIIERLIVTSAENQIMASDMPNLAETEPTPQNNSIENMDFETAVENYEKEILLKYFAKYKSTYKIAAALGITQSKVSRLMRKYQIN, encoded by the coding sequence TTGTCTGATAATTTATTTTTATTTGAAAACATCTTAAACGCTATCGGATATTACATATGCGTTTACGACAAATACGGCTGTATAAAATACTGTAATAAAGCCTTTAAAAACGCATATCTGCATGGATCCGACACATTTTCAGGCAAACACTTTTCTAAAATAAAAAGCCGCGAATATCAAAATATTACGGGAATTCCAAATATACTTATAACACATTCAAAATCATCTGTTCAAAAAAAAGTTGAAAACAACGGCACATTTTATATTGATACGTCGCCGTGCTTTAACAATGACGGCAGTATCGATTACATAGTTGAAACCATTGCTTCTCCATTCAAAGCTCCTGTACTCCCTTTAAAAGAAGATGTGCCTAATACGCCTGCAACAGATATATTCCTCGGAGATGTAAAAATGAAAGGCATACTTGAAACAATAAACAGGATTTCAAAATTTGATTCCACCATACTTATCACAGGTGAATCTGGAACCGGAAAAAGCATGCTTGCAAACTTCATACATTCAAAAAGCAAACGATGCAACATGCCTTTTGTGACGATAAACTGTGCCGCAATACCAGAAAACCTTATTGAATCCGAGCTTTTTGGATATGTCCCCGGCGCTTTTACCGGCGCAAGCCCAAAGGGCAAAAAAGGCCTTGTCGAAATAGCTGACAAAGGGACGCTTTTTTTGGATGAAGTAGGACTTCTTCCACAAAACTGCCAAGCAAAGTTTCTTCAGCTTATCCAGGAAAAAATATATACGCCCATAGGTGCGGTAAAACCAAAAACAACCGACATACGCATTATATCCGCAACTAATTTAAATTTAAAAAAGGAAATCTCTGAAAATAAATTCCGCGAAGATTTATATTACCGTTTAAGAGTAATAGAATTCTACATGCCTCCTTTAAGCGAACGTCCCGACGCAATAGATCCGCTTATCGATTATTTTTTATGTCAATACAACAGAATGTATAGTATAAACAAGTCTCTTTCACCAAAAGCCCGGGAAATACTCCACAGCTATACATACAAAGGCAATATCCGTGAGCTGCAGTATATAATTGAACGGCTTATAGTAACATCCGCTGAAAACCAGATAATGGCGTCGGATATGCCAAACCTCGCTGAAACCGAACCGACGCCGCAAAACAATTCTATAGAAAATATGGACTTTGAAACTGCAGTCGAAAACTATGAAAAAGAAATACTGTTAAAATATTTTGCTAAATATAAAAGCACCTATAAAATAGCTGCCGCCCTCGGCATAACCCAATCAAAGGTATCAAGGCTTATGAGAAAATACCAAATAAACTAA